The proteins below are encoded in one region of Pseudoduganella armeniaca:
- a CDS encoding nuclear transport factor 2 family protein, with the protein MKPALACSTLAALALLLAMPVAAAEPPATTAVAPDAAFVRQVNAFLDGWHDDAAHTRPAYFDKIAPQGVYIGTDKSEIWTRDQFKAWARPFWERKKAWAFTAQQRNVYYSPDRRYVWFDEQLSTQMGTCQASGVLRNTGDGFLVEHYQLSLAVPNALNAGFAKAIAEYESKAAR; encoded by the coding sequence ATGAAGCCAGCCCTCGCCTGCTCCACCCTGGCCGCCCTTGCCCTGCTGTTGGCCATGCCGGTCGCCGCGGCCGAGCCGCCCGCCACCACGGCGGTCGCGCCAGATGCGGCGTTCGTCCGCCAGGTCAACGCCTTTCTCGACGGCTGGCATGACGACGCCGCCCACACCCGGCCGGCCTACTTCGACAAGATCGCGCCGCAGGGCGTCTACATCGGCACCGACAAGAGCGAGATCTGGACGCGCGACCAGTTCAAGGCCTGGGCCCGGCCGTTCTGGGAGCGCAAGAAGGCCTGGGCGTTCACGGCACAGCAGCGCAATGTGTACTACTCGCCCGACCGCCGCTACGTGTGGTTCGACGAGCAGCTGAGCACGCAGATGGGCACCTGCCAGGCCAGCGGCGTGCTGCGCAATACCGGCGACGGCTTCCTGGTCGAGCACTACCAGCTGTCGCTGGCCGTGCCGAACGCCCTCAACGCGGGCTTCGCCAAGGCGATCGCCGAGTACGAAAGCAAGGCCGCGCGGTAA
- a CDS encoding glycosyltransferase — protein sequence MARILFIHQNFPGQFRHLAPALAADGHEVVALGMTDKGEPLPGVRYVRHQVHVPAEARQQLPQLKDLYSKLLRGESSAAELERLKLEGFIPDIVFVHPGWGEGLFVRDVFPRAKLLVYAEYYYESAGGDTYFDPEFASPPGLASLQRMRLRNTHLLHAMSAADAGLSPTTFQRDRHPAWFRERIRVIHDGIDTERFRPSQQARVSLAGARVTLKPGDEVVTFVSRQLEPYRGYHTFMRALPTLQRLRPNARIVIVGADGTSYGAAAPPGKTWKTIFRDEVAARLDMRRVHFVGRLPHELLTQLMQVSAVYTYLTYPFVLSWSLMEAMSTGCLIVGSRTAPLEEVIRHGENGLLTDFFDHEALAATIADALERRASLAHLREAARRTVVEGYDLQRICLPAQKKFVLE from the coding sequence ATGGCACGTATCCTGTTTATCCACCAGAACTTCCCCGGCCAGTTCCGCCACCTGGCGCCGGCCCTGGCGGCGGACGGCCACGAGGTCGTCGCCCTGGGCATGACGGACAAGGGCGAGCCGCTGCCGGGCGTGCGCTACGTGCGCCACCAGGTACACGTGCCGGCCGAGGCGCGCCAGCAGCTGCCGCAGCTGAAGGACCTGTACAGCAAGTTGCTGCGCGGCGAATCCAGCGCGGCCGAGCTGGAACGCCTGAAGCTGGAGGGTTTCATCCCTGACATCGTGTTCGTCCACCCCGGCTGGGGCGAAGGGCTGTTCGTGCGCGACGTGTTCCCGCGCGCGAAGCTGCTGGTGTATGCCGAGTACTATTACGAGAGCGCAGGCGGCGACACCTATTTCGATCCGGAGTTCGCCAGCCCGCCCGGACTGGCCAGCCTGCAGCGCATGCGCTTGCGCAACACGCATCTGCTGCATGCGATGTCGGCCGCCGATGCCGGCCTGTCGCCCACCACGTTCCAGCGCGACCGCCACCCGGCCTGGTTCCGCGAGCGCATCCGCGTGATCCACGACGGTATCGACACCGAACGCTTCCGCCCCAGCCAGCAGGCCCGCGTCAGCCTGGCCGGCGCCCGCGTCACGCTCAAGCCGGGCGACGAGGTGGTGACGTTCGTCTCGCGCCAGCTGGAGCCCTACCGCGGCTACCACACCTTCATGCGCGCGCTGCCGACCTTGCAGCGGCTGCGCCCGAACGCGCGCATCGTCATCGTCGGCGCGGACGGCACCAGCTATGGCGCGGCAGCGCCGCCGGGCAAGACCTGGAAGACGATTTTTCGCGACGAGGTGGCGGCACGGCTGGACATGCGCCGCGTGCACTTCGTCGGCCGCCTGCCGCACGAGCTCTTGACGCAGCTGATGCAGGTCTCGGCCGTGTACACGTATTTGACGTACCCGTTCGTGCTGTCGTGGTCCCTGATGGAGGCGATGAGCACGGGCTGCCTGATCGTCGGCTCGCGCACGGCCCCGCTGGAGGAAGTGATCCGGCATGGCGAGAACGGCCTGCTAACGGATTTCTTCGATCACGAAGCGCTGGCCGCGACGATCGCCGATGCGCTGGAGCGCCGCGCCAGCCTGGCGCATCTGCGCGAGGCCGCGCGCCGCACCGTCGTCGAGGGCTACGACTTGCAGCGCATCTGCCTGCCGGCGCAGAAGAAGTTCGTGCTCGAGTAG
- the ychF gene encoding redox-regulated ATPase YchF: MSLKCGIVGLPNVGKSTLFNALTKAGIPAENYPFCTIEPNVGVVEVPDPRLKQLAEIVKPERIVNAIVEFVDIAGLVAGASQGEGLGNQFLAHIRETDAIVNVVRCFEDENVIHVAGKVSPLDDIAVIQTELALADMGTVEKAIHRENKKARSGDKDAAKLVALLEKIMPALNDAKPVRALGLTEDEMLLIKPLCLITAKPAMYVANVSDNGFTNNPLLDQLTAYAKEQNAPIVAICAAIEAEIADLEDEDKTAFLADMGMDEPGLDRLIRAGFKLLGLQTYFTAGVKEVRAWTIHVGDTAPQAAGVIHTDFERGFIRAQTIAFDDFIAYKGEAGAKEAGKMRAEGKEYVVKDGDVLNFLFNV; encoded by the coding sequence ATGAGTCTCAAATGCGGCATCGTCGGCCTGCCCAACGTCGGCAAGTCCACCCTCTTCAATGCGCTGACCAAGGCCGGCATCCCGGCCGAGAACTACCCGTTCTGCACGATCGAGCCGAACGTCGGTGTCGTCGAGGTGCCCGATCCGCGCCTGAAGCAGCTGGCCGAGATCGTCAAGCCTGAGCGCATCGTCAACGCCATCGTCGAATTCGTCGACATCGCCGGCCTGGTGGCCGGCGCGTCGCAGGGCGAGGGCCTGGGCAACCAGTTCCTGGCCCACATCCGCGAGACGGACGCCATCGTCAACGTGGTGCGCTGCTTCGAGGACGAGAACGTGATCCACGTGGCCGGCAAGGTCAGCCCGCTGGACGACATCGCCGTGATCCAGACCGAACTGGCGCTGGCCGACATGGGTACCGTCGAGAAGGCGATCCACCGCGAGAACAAGAAGGCCCGCTCCGGCGACAAGGACGCGGCCAAGCTGGTCGCCCTGCTGGAAAAGATCATGCCGGCCCTGAACGACGCCAAGCCGGTGCGCGCGCTGGGCCTGACGGAAGACGAAATGCTGCTGATCAAGCCGCTGTGCCTGATCACCGCCAAGCCGGCCATGTACGTGGCCAACGTGTCTGACAACGGCTTCACCAACAACCCGCTGCTGGACCAGCTGACGGCCTACGCCAAGGAGCAGAACGCCCCGATCGTCGCCATCTGCGCCGCCATCGAAGCGGAAATCGCCGACCTGGAAGACGAGGACAAGACCGCCTTCCTGGCCGACATGGGCATGGACGAGCCGGGCCTGGACCGCCTGATCCGCGCCGGCTTCAAGCTCCTGGGCCTGCAGACCTACTTCACGGCCGGCGTCAAGGAAGTGCGCGCCTGGACGATCCACGTGGGCGACACGGCACCGCAAGCCGCCGGCGTCATCCATACCGACTTCGAACGCGGCTTCATCCGCGCCCAGACCATCGCCTTCGACGACTTCATCGCCTACAAGGGCGAAGCGGGCGCCAAGGAAGCGGGCAAGATGCGCGCCGAGGGCAAGGAATATGTCGTCAAGGATGGCGATGTGCTGAACTTTCTGTTCAACGTCTGA